Proteins from a genomic interval of Mustela lutreola isolate mMusLut2 chromosome 4, mMusLut2.pri, whole genome shotgun sequence:
- the LOC131828730 gene encoding annexin A8 yields MAWWKAWVEQEGITVKGSPHFNPDPDAETLYKAMKGIGTNEQAIIDVLTKRSNAQRQQIAKSFKAQFGKDLTETLQSELSGKFERLIVALMYPPYRFEAKELHDAMKGLGTKEGVIIEILASRTKTQLREIMKAYEEDYGSSLEEDIRGDTSGYLERILVCLLQGSRDDVSGFVDPGQAVQDAQDLYAAGEKIHGTDEMKFITILCTRSATHLMRVFEEYEKIAGKSIEDSIQSETHGSLEEAMLTVVKCTQNLHSYFAERLYNALKGAGTSDGTLIRNIVSRSEIDLNLIKCQFTKMYGKTLSSMIVGDTSGDYKNALLNLVGSDS; encoded by the exons ATGGCCTGGTGGAAAGCCTGG GTGGAACAGGAGGGGATTACTGTGAAGGGCAGTCCCCACTTTAACCCGGACCCCGACGCAGAGACCCTCTACAAAGCCATGAAGGGGATCG GGACCAATGAGCAGGCCATCATCGATGTGCTCACGAAGAGAAGCAACGCTCAGCGGCAGCAAATTGCCAAGTCCTTCAAGGCGCAATTTGGCAAG GATCTCACTGAGACCTTGCAGTCGGAGCTGAGCGGCAAGTTCGAGAGGCTCATCGTGGCCCTCATGTACCCTCCATACAGATTCGAAGCCAAGGAGCTGCACGATGCCATGAAG GGCTTGGGGACCAAAGAGGGTGTCATCATTGAAATCCTGGCTTCTCGGACCAAGACCCAGCTGCGGGAGATAATGAAGGCCTATGAGGAGG ACTATGGGTCCAGCCTGGAGGAAGATATCCGAGGAGACACCAGCGGCTACCTGGAGAGGATCCTGGTGTGCCTCCTACAG GGCAGCAGGGATGATGTGAGTGGCTTTGTGGACCCAGGACAGGCCGTCCAAGATGCACAG GATCTGTATGCGGCGGGCGAGAAGATTCATGGGACGGATGAGATGAAATTCATCACCATCCTGTGCACGCGCAGTGCCACACACCTGATGAGAG TGTTCGAGGAATATGAGAAAATTGCCGGCAAGAGCATTGAGGACAGCATCCAGAGTGAGACCCATGGTTCCTTGGAGGAGGCCATGCTCACAGTGG TGAAATGCACCCAGAACCTGCACAGCTACTTCGCAGAGCGACTTTACAACGCCCTGAAG GGAGCAGGGACGAGCGACGGGACCCTCATAAGAAACATCGTTTCGAGAAGTGAGATTGACTTAAATCTCATCAAGTGTCAGTTCACAAAGATGTACGGCAAGACCCTCAGCAGCATGATTGTG GGAGACACCAGTGGCGACTACAAGAATGCCCTGCTGAACTTGGTGGGCAGCGACTCCTGA